GATCATGATGTCGAGAGATAAACCGCCATGGGTATCACGTCAAGAGTGATACCCATGGCGACAAGGAAAGGCCCGGCCGGGAATCCCGGCCGGGCCTTTCCTTTTGCTTTTTCTTTCGGCCCTTTGCCCGCGCCCCTACCCCACGCCCGAGGGCGGGGCCATGAAGGCGGGGGAGACGGGGTCTTTCACGTGTTCGGCGAGGATGTCGTCCACCAGGGCCATGGTGGCGAGGTCCAGGGACCAGCCGAAGATCTCGTCCAGGGGCTCCATCTGCTCCGGCTTTCTGCCGCCCCAGATGGCGACGGGCACGCCGCGCTCGAGCACCCAGCGCACCGCGAAGGCCAGCAGGCTCTTGCGGTAGCGGTCCTTGGCCAGGGCGGCGAGCCCGTCCACCGCCGCCAGGTACTGCGGCAGGCGCCGGGCCTGGAACTTCGGGTCCCACTGGCGCAGGTCGTCGCCCGTGAATTTCGCGTCCGGCCGCATCTTGCCCGAGAGCAGCCCGCGGCAGAGCACGCCGTAGGTCATGAGGCTCACGTCGTTCCGCTCGCACCAGGCCTTGAAGTCGCCGTCGACGGCGCGCTCGAAGATGTTGTAGGGCGGCTGGCAGAGGTGCAGGGGGCATTCGCCCTTGAAGCGCCGCATCTGATCGATGGTGAAGTTGCTCACGCCCACGGCCTTGACCGTGCCCTGCTCGTAGACCTCGCGCACCGCGGCCGCGGTCTCCTCGATGGGACGCG
This genomic window from Desulfovibrio sp. X2 contains:
- a CDS encoding aldo/keto reductase, with product MEDTKRMEYIGIADTGLRVSRIALGTWAIGGWMWGGADEEQSIATILAALDKGVTLVDTAPVYGFGTSERVVGKALAESGRRDEVSISTKCCLEWKDGKVFRNGSRDRVLLEVEDSLKRLRTDRLEILYVHWPDSARPIEETAAAVREVYEQGTVKAVGVSNFTIDQMRRFKGECPLHLCQPPYNIFERAVDGDFKAWCERNDVSLMTYGVLCRGLLSGKMRPDAKFTGDDLRQWDPKFQARRLPQYLAAVDGLAALAKDRYRKSLLAFAVRWVLERGVPVAIWGGRKPEQMEPLDEIFGWSLDLATMALVDDILAEHVKDPVSPAFMAPPSGVG